The following DNA comes from Verrucomicrobiota bacterium.
AGCAGTAGGTAAGGCCAATCGGGGAGGGTTCCGTTTCACAAGGCCTGATGATTTAGCGGTAGATGTTATAAAATATCTCGTAGCCTCTGTGGATGGATTAGATGCGACAAGAGTTGATGATCTCATTGTTGGCAATGCTGTGCAAGAAGCCGAACAGGGAATGCAAATGGGAAGGATGATCTCCTTAATGTCTCTACCCCTTGAAGTCCCTGGAATGGTTATTAACAGGTATTGTGGATCGGGATTAGAAGCTATTAACATTGCAGCGGCGAGAATTCATGCCGGTATGGCCGATTGCATAATCGCAGGGGGAACGGAGTCAATGTCCCTAGTACCTGTGATGGGTTATAAAACTGCTCTCAATTATGAGATTGCAAGCAAAACTCCGGACTATTACACCAGTATGGGTCTAACTGCAGAGCAGGTAGCTAAAGAATTCAAAGTCTCCCGTGCAGATCAGGATGAATTTTCTTACAACTCGCATATGAAAGCTGCCTCTGCCCTGAAAGAAGAAAAGTTCAAGGACCAAATTGTACCTATTACAGTCAAAGAGACCTACATTGATGAAGGCATGAAAAAGCAAACCAAGGAGTATATTGTGGATACAGACGAGGGGGTACGGGCAAGTACGACTATTGAAGCATTAGCTAAACTTAAGCCTGTTTTTGCAATGGGAGGTTCGGTAACTGCCGGAAACTCAAGCCAAACGTCTGATGGTGCGGCTTTTGTAATGGTGATGTCGGAAAAAATGGTAAATGAGTTGAATCTCAAGCCCATTGCCCGAATGATGAGTTATGTGGCTGCTGGAGTTGAACCACGAATTATGGGTATTGGTCCTGTGGCTGCAGTGCCTAAAGCGCTAGACAAAGCCGGACTAAAGTTGGATGATATTGACCAAATTGAACTTAATGAGGCATTTGCTGCTCAATCCCTGGCTGTTATTCGTGAGTTGGATATCAATCAGGAAAAGCTCAATCCAAATGGTGGAGCCATTGCATTGGGTCATCCATTAGGTTGCTCTGGCGCAAAACTTTCCATCCAGCTATTTGACGAGATGCGAAGAAGAAACCAAAAGTACGGTATGGTGACGGCCTGTGTTGGTGGTGGTCAAGGTGTGGCTGGTGTTTATGAATTCTTAAACTAGTCTTGAGTGCAGAGTCTTGAGCCCTGAGTATTTCTGTGTCAAGTTATAAAAATTATAAAGTGTGAATGTTGTCTGTAAGTACTCAGGACTTACGACTCAATACTAAATATCAAGAAATATGAGTACAATAGTAGAAGAAAAAAAAGCGATTAAAGGTGGAGAGTTTCTAATTAAAGAAACTGATGCCCAGGATGTTTTTATTCCCGAAGAGTGGAGTGAAGAGCAGCGTATGATAGCTCAAACCTGTCAAGACTTTATTGAACAGGAGATAAATCCAAAGCTGGATGAAATTGATTCTATGCAGAATCCTGAGCTTATGCCATCTCTCCTAGATAAATCCGGAGACCTTGGCTTGTTAGGTACTAGTGTTCCCGAAGCGTATGAAGGCTTTGGTATGAATTTTAATACTTCCATGCTGGTAGCAGAAGTATTTGGTGGTGCGCATTCGTTCGCTGTTGCTATCTCTGCACATACAGGCATCGGAACATTGCCCATTCTTTACTATGGAAATGAAGATCAGAAGAAAAAGTATCTACCTAAGCTAGCTACAGGCGAGTGGAAGGCTGCCTATTGTTTAACGGAGCCAGATTCAGGTTCTGATGCTAATTCTGGCAAAACGAAAGCCGTATTGACCGAAGATGGCAAGCACTATGT
Coding sequences within:
- a CDS encoding acetyl-CoA C-acyltransferase; protein product: MNAYIVKGYRTAVGKANRGGFRFTRPDDLAVDVIKYLVASVDGLDATRVDDLIVGNAVQEAEQGMQMGRMISLMSLPLEVPGMVINRYCGSGLEAINIAAARIHAGMADCIIAGGTESMSLVPVMGYKTALNYEIASKTPDYYTSMGLTAEQVAKEFKVSRADQDEFSYNSHMKAASALKEEKFKDQIVPITVKETYIDEGMKKQTKEYIVDTDEGVRASTTIEALAKLKPVFAMGGSVTAGNSSQTSDGAAFVMVMSEKMVNELNLKPIARMMSYVAAGVEPRIMGIGPVAAVPKALDKAGLKLDDIDQIELNEAFAAQSLAVIRELDINQEKLNPNGGAIALGHPLGCSGAKLSIQLFDEMRRRNQKYGMVTACVGGGQGVAGVYEFLN